CGGCCGCCGCCTGGTGCGCGAACTCGTCGGCCTGCGCAACGCCGCCGCCGACCTGTCCGCCACCCGGCTGCCCTCGGTGATGCTCCGGCTGCGCCGCGGCGACGCCGTCGACGTGGTCGCCGAAGTGCCCCAGCTGGAGTTCGGCACCGGCGAGATCGGCCAGGTCGGCCGGGCCTTCAACGAGGTCCAGCGGGTCGCCGTCGAGGCCGCCGTCGAACAGGCCGAACTGCGCCGCGGCGTCTCCGCCGTCTTCGTCAACCTGGCCCGCCGCTCCCAGGTGCTGCTGCACCGCCAGCTCACCCTGCTCGACACCATGGAGCGCCGCACCGAGGACCCCCGCGAGCTGGAGGACCTGTTCCGGCTCGACCACCTCACCACCCGCATGCGCCGCCACGCCGAGGGCCTGATCATCCTCTCCGGCGGCTCGCCCGGCCGCGCCTGGCGCAAGCCGGTCCGGATGGTCGACGTGGTGCGCGCCGCCGTCGGCGAGGTCGAGGACTACGCCCGGGTGCAGGTCCGCCCCTTCCCCGGCACCGGCCTGCTCGGCTCCGCGGTCGCCGACGTCACCCACCTGATCGCCGAACTCGTCGAGAACGCCACCGTGTTCTCCCCGCCGCAGACCCAGGTCACCGTCCAGGGCGAGGTGGTCGCGCACGGCTTCTGCCTGGAGATCGACGACCGCGGCCTCGGCCTGAGCGAGCACCACCTGGAGGAGATCAACCAGCGCCTCGCGGTGGAGCAGGAGTTCGACCTCGCCGACACCGACCGGCTCGGCCTGTTCGTGGTCTCCCGGCTCGCCCGCCGGCACGGCATCCGGGTGCACCTGCGGCCCAGCCCGTACGGCGGCACCTCCGCGGTCGTGCTCGTCCCGCGCGAACTGCTCGCCGAGACCGTCGAGACCGGCCCCGACGGGCCCCGGCCGGGCGGCGAGGACACCGGCAGCCACCGCCGGCCCCCCGCGCCGGCCGGCCCGGCCGCCGTTTCGCCCGCCGTCTCGCCCGCGGGCAGACCGCCGCGCAGAGCGCCGGGCAGGGCGGCGTCCGGAGCGCCGCCCCGGCCGCCGTGCAGGCGCTGCCGGTCCGGGCCCAGGGCGCCCAGGGCCGGGGCGGCGCGCACGCCGCGCCGAGCGCGCTCGGCGGGCCCCGCCCGTCCGCGGCCGAGCCGGCCGCGCTCCCCGGCGGGCTGCCGCGCCGGCGCCCGCCCAGCAGGCCGCCGAGGCCGCCGGGGCACCGGGCGCCACCGCCGCGCCGGGGACGACGCCGCCGCCCGGCCGCGCTGCCCGCCGGGCGCCCGGCCGCCGTCGCGCCGCCCGCCGCCGACGGCCCGGCGGCCGCGCCCGCCGGGCCCGCGCTGACGCCGGTGGCCGGCGGGCTGCTGCCCAAGCGCGTCCGGCAGGCCAGCCTGGCGCCCCAGCTGCGGCCCGGCGCCGGGCCCGAGCCCGTCGAACCGGCCCGCGAGCGCGACCCCGAGGAGGCCCGCTCCGCGTTCGCCTCCTTCCAGCGCGGCTTCGCCCGCGGCCGCGGCGACCGGCTGCAGCCCGCCTCGCTCACCGTGGTGCGCTCCGAACCGGAGCCGCCCGGTGCCGACGGTGCCCCCGAACGGCCCACGCCCGTAAGATCGTTGGCGCCCGGACAGCCCCGGCTGCGGGTCGCGCTGCCCTCCGCGCCGGTGCCGCACGCGCTGCCCCCCGCCCGTTCCGTCCCGTCGGCCCACCAGCCGTCGACCGCACCGCCCGCACCAGCAGAAGGAACCGAATCATGACCGCAACAACACCGCCGTCCGGGGACCTCGACTGGCTCCTCAACGACCTGGTCGGCCGGGTGGCGACCCTTCGGCATGCGGTGATCCTGTCCAGTGACGGCCTGGCCACCGGCGTCTCCAGCGGCCTCGGCCGCGAGGACGCCGAGCACCTCGCCGCGGTCGCCGCGGGCTTCCACAGCCTCGCCAAGGGCGCCGGACGGCACTTCCAGGTCGGCGGCGTCCGCCAGACCATGGTCGAGCTGGACGAGGCGTTCCTGTTCATCACCGCGGCCGGTGACGGCAGCTGCCTGGCCGTGCTCAGCGACGCCGAGTCCGACGTGGGCCAGATCGCCTACGAGATGGCGCTGTTGGTCAAGCGCGTCGGCGAGCACCTCGCCGCCGAACCGAGGACCGACACCACCCCGCCCGGGAGGTGACCGACCCGATGAGCGAGCCCGACCCGACCGAGCCGACCGCGGCCCCCGCCCCGGCGGGCCCCGGCGGCGCGCCCGCGGGCGAGGGGGCGGCCGACGGGACGCCGGTCGACCTGTTCGCGCCCCGCACCCCGGTGGACGACCGCTGGTTCGACGACGAGGCCGGGCCGGTGGTCCGGCTGTTCTCGATGACCAGGGGACGCGCCCGCCCGGTCGACGACGGCCTGTTCGACCTGATCTCCCTGGTCACCGCCGCGGTGCCGGCCCTGGCCGGCCCCGGCGGGGGCCCCGAGCTCGCGCTCGACCCGGAGCACCACGCCATCCTCGGACTCTGCCGCGACGAGCCGCTCAGCGTCGCCGAGCTGGGGTCCTACACCGACCTCCCGGTGAGCGTGGTCCGGGTCCTGCTCGGCGACCTCCACGACGCCGAGCTGATCAGCGTCACCCGACCCTTCCAGCTCGCCCGGCAACCGGACGAGCGCCTGCTGCGAGACGTGATCAATGGCCTCCGTGCACTCTGACGCCCCGTCGACCTCCACCGCCCCCCGCAAGGCCCCCTGGGGCGCCAGCGCGGTCAAGATCCTGATCGCCGGCGGCTTCGGCGCCGGCAAGACCACCCTGGTCGGCGCGGTCAGCGAGATCCGCCCGCTGCGCACCGAGGAGTCGCTCAGCGAGATCGGCCGCCCGGTCGACGACACCGCCGGGGTGGAGGCCAAGCGCACCACCACCGTCGCCATGGACTTCGGCCGGATCGACCTCAGGCCCGGCCTCGCCCTGTACCTGTTCGGCACCCCCGGGCAGGACAGGTTCTGGTTCGTCTGGGACGAGCTCGCCCGCGGCACCCTCGGCGCCGTCGTCCTCGCCGACACCCGGCGGCTGGCCGACTCCTTCCCCTCGGTCGACTACTTCGAGCAGCGCGGCATCCCGTTCATCGTCGCGGTCAACTGCTTCGAGGGCACCGAGGTGTACGCCCCCGACGACGTGCGCGCCGCGCTCGACCTGCCGGAGGCGGTGCCCGTGCTGCTGTGCGACGCCCGGCGGCGCGAGGACGGCAAGGAACTGCTCATCCGGCTGGTCGAGCACGCGGCGCTCCGGGCCGGCGTGCGGCTCTGACCGGCCCCGGGCCCAGGTAGTTCTGCCCCAGACACTTCTGACGTCGGTGCAGGTCGGGGCGGTGGCGTCCGGATGGTGGACGTTTTCCGTCTCGGCCTGCGGATGTGACCCTCCAGCGGGTTGCCTTCCGGGCACCGGGCGTGGAAGTCTCATAGCCGTGCCCGCCGCCGATCGGCCGCCGGGCCGGACACACCCGGGGGGAGGAGCCGCACCATGACCGCATCGGTCCGCATCGCCGCGCTCCCCCTGCTCACCGTCCGTCGGTACATCGACCACGGCCGGATCTACAGCGCCTGCTGTCGCTGACGCACCGTCACCCCGCGCCCTCCTGCCGGGCGGTGGCGGTTCCGCGTCCCCGTCGACCCCTCCGTTGACCCCGTCGACACCTCGCAGCGCTCCGGAGAGCAGCCGTGCACACTCGCACCCTCCTCGAACCCTTCTGGCCCTCGCGCCGGAACCACCACTTCGACCAGACCTGTCGGCGCGCGACCAGCGCCTCCCGGCACCGGACCTGACCAACCGTCAACTCCCGTGCGCCGGAAGCGCAGACGACGACCACCCACCGACCGTCACGCGCGAAAGAGCCCTCACATGTCGTACGCCGCCACCGCCACCGCGACCCCGCACCTGCGCGCGGTCCGCTCCCTCCCCAACCTCGCCGCCGCGACCCCCGCCGAGCACCGGCGGATCGCCGCCCAGCCCCGGCCGGCCGTCGCCCCCGCGCCCGCCCCCGAGAGCCTGCTCGCCGGGCTCCAGGACGGCGCGGCCGTGGTCGCCGCCCTCCCGCAGTCCGTCCTCCCGCAGGGGCTGCTGGCGCAGCTCGGCGCGGCCAACTCCCCGCTGGTGGGCTACCTGGTCCTGGTGCCCGCGGAGACGCCGGCCGCCCCCGCCCCCGCGGCGGCCACCGGGGCCCCGGCGGCCCCCCGGCCGTTCACCCGCCCCGCGGACAGCGGCATCTCGGTCGACCTGGACCGCCGCAACGCCTACGTCGACGGCGCGCTGCTCGACCTCACCTACCTCGAGTTCGAGCTCCTCGCCCACCTCACCGAGCACCCGCACCGCGTCCACACCCGCGACCAGCTCGTCCACACCGTCTGGGGCTACGGCCACGTCGGCGACGGCCGCACCGTCGACGTCCACGTCGCCCGCCTGCGCCGCAAGCTCGGCGCGGCCTACCGCGACACCATCGTCACCGTCCGCCGGGTCGGCTACAAGTACGCCCCGGCCGCGTAGGACCCGGCAGCCCGCAGAGGCCGCGACACGGGGGCAGCCCGCCCCCCGCGTCGCGGCCTCTGCGCGTTCGCGGCCCCCGCCGACGGCCTAGCGCTGGTCCGGGGGCAGCAGTAGGACGGTGAGTGCCGCCGCGCAGGCGCGGGCGTGGGTGAGGGTGCGGGGGAGGGACTCGTCGGTGAGGCGGGTGGGGGTGGAGCGGACGGCGAGGGCGAAGCGGGCGCTGGGGGTGCGGTCGAGGACGGGGACGGCGAGGGTGCGGACGCCGGGGGCGGACTCGCCGTCGTTGAGGGCGTAGCCGCGCTCGCGGGTGCGGGCGAGTTCGGCGGCCAGCGCGGCGGGGTCGGTGAGGGTGTGCGGGGTGTAGGCGGGCAGTGGTCCGTCCAGCGGCGGGTCGGCGGGAGAGGGCCAGGCCAGCAGCACCTTGCCGAGGGCGGTGGAGTGCAGCGGGCGGCGCAGGCCGAGGCCGGTGGAGGGCAGGACGGAGCCACCGACCAGGATGAGGGCGTGCGGGCCGGAGCGGATGGCCAGGTCGGCGGTGGCGCCGGTGCGCCGGGCGAGCCGGTCGAGTTCCGGGCCGGCCAGGTGCAGGCCGCGCTGGTGGAAGGTGAGCTGGCCCAGCTCGGCGACGGCCGGGCCGAGCCGGTAGCGGGCGGTGCGCTCGTCCTGGTCGAGGAAGCCGGTGGCCACCAGGGTGCGGGCCAGGCGGTGCGCGGTGGAGACGGACAGGCCGGTGCGGCGGGCGAGTTCGGAGGCGCTGAGGTCGGGCCCGTTGTCGTGGAAGCAGCTCAGCAGGCCGAGCGCCCGGTGGACCGCCTGGGCGCCGTTCGGCGGGGCGGGGAGGGTTCCGGGGGCGGGCATCGCACTTCTCCGGTTCGGTTCGTGGAGGGTCAACTTCCTTGCGATTCCCAGGATATGGGAGTGATCACTGCGGCAGTGTGTCGGCAGTGTTGCGGCTGCCCGGCCTGCTGTGAACAGGTGATCCCATCATCTGGCAAGGCTTGATTCCGCCCCTGGTCGGATGGAACGCTCAGGTCATCAGGTCACCGGCCGGTTCGAGCAACCGGCCCGAACAGGAGGGAGTCCGCCGTGAAGACGCACCGGTGCCACTCCTCCTGTTGTCGCTGACCGCCCCCGAACCCCCTTTCCCCGCCCGGCCGTTCCCACCATGCGGAACGACGCCCGCGCGCCTCCTGCCGATCCCCGGAGCCCCGCCATGAGCACGTCCCCCGCCGCGCCCCCGTACCCCGACACCCTGTGGTTCACCCGCTGCCCGGTGCCGACCGCGACCGGCATCGCCGCCGACCGCGGCTGGCTGGCCCGGGAGTTCGCGGCCGAGGGCATCGCGGTGCGCTCGCTGCAGGACGTCCCGCCGGAGGTCGCCGCCGACCACCACTACACGCACGCGCTGACCGGCCTGTTCCGGGAGGGCGGCAACGTCCCCGCGCTGTGGGCGCGGTCGCGCGGCGAGCGGACCAGGCTGATCGGCCTGACCTGGATCGAGGAGCGCCAGGCGGTGCTCGTCCGGGAGGGCAGCGGCACCGACTCCGCCGAGCGGCTGCGCGGACTGCGGCTCGCGGTGCCCCGGCACCCGATCGCGATCGACTTCTGGCGGGCGATGGCCCTGGCCGGCCACCACGGCGCCCTGGCCTCCGCCGGACTCACCCCGGACGACGTCCGATGGGTCGACGTCGAGGCCGCCCCCGGCGGCGGCCAGTGGGAGGCCGAACTGGCCGCGCTGGCCGACGGCCGGGTCGACGCCGTGTACGTGAAGGGCGCGCTCGCCGTGGAGGCCGCCCGGCGCCACGGGGCCGTCCCCGCCGTCGAGTTGGACGCGCTGCCGGACCGCCGCCACCGGGTCAACAACGGCACCCCGCGCCCGATCACCGTCCACCAGCAGCTGCTGGACGAACACCCCGAGCTGGTGGCCCGCTTCCTGGCCGTGCTGCTGCGCGCCGCCGACTGGGCCGCCGAGCGGCCCGCGGACGTCGCCCGGATCCTCGGCGCCGAGACCGGCGCCGGCCCGGAGGGCGTCGCCGGCGCCTACGCGGCGGGCAGCCACCGCACCCTGCACCCCGACCTGTCCGCCGAACGCCTCGAACTCCTGGCCCGCCAGGAGGAGTTCCTGCACGCGCACGGCTTCCTCGCCGACCGGGTCGACGTCCACGCCTGGGCCGACCCCGCCCCGCTGGCCGCCGCCCGCGCCCTGCTCGCCGCCCGCCCCTGACGCCCCCCTTCCCGACGCCCCGTCCCTGCCGTTCCTGCCGTTCCCGTCCCTGCCGCCCCCCTCTGTTGGAGAGCCCCATGCGCACCACCCCCGCCCGCCGCCGCACCCTGCTCGCCGCCACCGCGCTGACCGCCGTCGCCGCGCTCGCCCTGACCGCCTGCGGCTCCTCGGCCAAGGACGCCTCGGCCGCCGCCGACGGAAAGGGCGGCGCCGAGGTGGTGCTGAGAGTGCCCGACCCGGGCAACTCCGGCTTCCTCGCCAAGGGCAAGAAGGACGGCTCGCTCGACCGGGCGCTGGCCGCCGTGCACGCCAAGGTGGCGTGGACGGGCAGCGCCGGCCCGTTCGCCCCCGCCGCGCAGGCCCTCAACGCCGACCAGCTGGACGTCGCCCAGGGCTCGATCACCTCGGCCGTCGCCGCGCTCGCCCAGAAGCCCGGCTTCAAGCTGTTCGCGCAGACCGAACCGGACGTGGCCGGCGAGGGCATCCTGGTGAAGAACGGCTCCCCGATCAACGAGATCAAGGACCTGGTCGGCAAGAAGGTCGCCGTCTCGCAGGGCGGCACCTCCGAGTACCTGCTGCTCAAGGCCCTGGAGAAGAACGGCATCCCGGCCGACAAGGTCGAGCGGGTCTACCTGCGGGCCGACCAGACCTCCGGCGTCTTCAACTCCGGCCAGGTCGACGCCTGGGCGACCTGGGGCACCTTCTCGATCCCCGCCATCGCCAATGCGAACGCGCACTTCCTGGCCAACGGCAAGGCCGTCGGCAGCGACAACTACGCCGTTTGGGCGGTGCGTTCGGCCTTCGCCGAGCAGCACCCCGAGGTGGTGAAGGCGTTCTACGGCTACCTGCACGAGAACGGGGCCAAGGAGAAGGCCGACCCGGCCGCCTACCTCAACGTGTTCACCGACGCCGGTCCGACCGCCGTCACCCCCGCCGAGAAGGAGATCGCCGTCGACTTCGGCAAGCAGCGCGCCGTCGACTCGCCGATCACCGACGCCGACGCGGCCCGGTTCGCCGTGGTCGCCAAGTTCTACGCCGACCAGGGCGTCACCAAGAGCCTGGTCGACGTCAAGCCCTACCTGATCGACGTCGACTCCCTCGCCGGGAGCGGGAAATGACCGTCACCACCGAGGCGGCCCGGGCCGCCGGGCTGGTCGCCCCGCGGGCCCGCACCACCGCCACCCGGCCGCGCGGCGTCTCGCTCGCCCTGCGCACCCTGGGCCCGATCGCCCTGATCGCCGCCTGGCAGATCTCCTCGGCGACCGGCGTCCTCACCCCCGACGTGCTCGCCTCGCCCGGCCAGGTCCTGCAAGCCGTAAGGGAGTTGTGGGGCAACGGGCAGCTCACCGACGCGCTCTCCACCTCGCTGACCCGGGCCGCCCTCGGCCTGCTGTTCGGCGCCGGCACCGGCCTGGTGC
The window above is part of the Kitasatospora sp. NA04385 genome. Proteins encoded here:
- a CDS encoding nitrate- and nitrite sensing domain-containing protein — encoded protein: MRLRRSSIRARIIALLLVPIAALSGLWVYATLVTTGDVWEQLDLSSTYTAFGNPADQYAYDLQQERAAAVLRLAAPGDAAYAAAYAKARETTDRDLQLLRYQGTSHDAGKLDADQRARYQDLLSVADQLGAIRSQIGQQKQSWDGALKDYSDLITPVFAFRSSFIANQSGSLPRQGTILVELSRAGEYLAQETAAMRALRAGPETTAGEDRKQRVILDAMNAQQALFRIYIAELGTEDRQAYNALRLGPDWSRLTAAENGFATAADRAVAARNGPTDAWGETAGKVLTDLDAINSRLAGALGKQARDSAVDALVRGGAAGLVGLAAVILSIVISYRTGRRLVRELVGLRNAAADLSATRLPSVMLRLRRGDAVDVVAEVPQLEFGTGEIGQVGRAFNEVQRVAVEAAVEQAELRRGVSAVFVNLARRSQVLLHRQLTLLDTMERRTEDPRELEDLFRLDHLTTRMRRHAEGLIILSGGSPGRAWRKPVRMVDVVRAAVGEVEDYARVQVRPFPGTGLLGSAVADVTHLIAELVENATVFSPPQTQVTVQGEVVAHGFCLEIDDRGLGLSEHHLEEINQRLAVEQEFDLADTDRLGLFVVSRLARRHGIRVHLRPSPYGGTSAVVLVPRELLAETVETGPDGPRPGGEDTGSHRRPPAPAGPAAVSPAVSPAGRPPRRAPGRAASGAPPRPPCRRCRSGPRAPRAGAARTPRRARSAGPARPRPSRPRSPAGCRAGARPAGRRGRRGTGRHRRAGDDAAARPRCPPGARPPSRRPPPTARRPRPPGPR
- a CDS encoding ATP/GTP-binding protein, which gives rise to MASVHSDAPSTSTAPRKAPWGASAVKILIAGGFGAGKTTLVGAVSEIRPLRTEESLSEIGRPVDDTAGVEAKRTTTVAMDFGRIDLRPGLALYLFGTPGQDRFWFVWDELARGTLGAVVLADTRRLADSFPSVDYFEQRGIPFIVAVNCFEGTEVYAPDDVRAALDLPEAVPVLLCDARRREDGKELLIRLVEHAALRAGVRL
- a CDS encoding ABC transporter substrate-binding protein; this translates as MSTSPAAPPYPDTLWFTRCPVPTATGIAADRGWLAREFAAEGIAVRSLQDVPPEVAADHHYTHALTGLFREGGNVPALWARSRGERTRLIGLTWIEERQAVLVREGSGTDSAERLRGLRLAVPRHPIAIDFWRAMALAGHHGALASAGLTPDDVRWVDVEAAPGGGQWEAELAALADGRVDAVYVKGALAVEAARRHGAVPAVELDALPDRRHRVNNGTPRPITVHQQLLDEHPELVARFLAVLLRAADWAAERPADVARILGAETGAGPEGVAGAYAAGSHRTLHPDLSAERLELLARQEEFLHAHGFLADRVDVHAWADPAPLAAARALLAARP
- a CDS encoding IclR family transcriptional regulator; the protein is MPAPGTLPAPPNGAQAVHRALGLLSCFHDNGPDLSASELARRTGLSVSTAHRLARTLVATGFLDQDERTARYRLGPAVAELGQLTFHQRGLHLAGPELDRLARRTGATADLAIRSGPHALILVGGSVLPSTGLGLRRPLHSTALGKVLLAWPSPADPPLDGPLPAYTPHTLTDPAALAAELARTRERGYALNDGESAPGVRTLAVPVLDRTPSARFALAVRSTPTRLTDESLPRTLTHARACAAALTVLLLPPDQR
- a CDS encoding NrtA/SsuA/CpmA family ABC transporter substrate-binding protein, coding for MRTTPARRRTLLAATALTAVAALALTACGSSAKDASAAADGKGGAEVVLRVPDPGNSGFLAKGKKDGSLDRALAAVHAKVAWTGSAGPFAPAAQALNADQLDVAQGSITSAVAALAQKPGFKLFAQTEPDVAGEGILVKNGSPINEIKDLVGKKVAVSQGGTSEYLLLKALEKNGIPADKVERVYLRADQTSGVFNSGQVDAWATWGTFSIPAIANANAHFLANGKAVGSDNYAVWAVRSAFAEQHPEVVKAFYGYLHENGAKEKADPAAYLNVFTDAGPTAVTPAEKEIAVDFGKQRAVDSPITDADAARFAVVAKFYADQGVTKSLVDVKPYLIDVDSLAGSGK
- a CDS encoding DUF742 domain-containing protein codes for the protein MSEPDPTEPTAAPAPAGPGGAPAGEGAADGTPVDLFAPRTPVDDRWFDDEAGPVVRLFSMTRGRARPVDDGLFDLISLVTAAVPALAGPGGGPELALDPEHHAILGLCRDEPLSVAELGSYTDLPVSVVRVLLGDLHDAELISVTRPFQLARQPDERLLRDVINGLRAL
- a CDS encoding roadblock/LC7 domain-containing protein, with product MTATTPPSGDLDWLLNDLVGRVATLRHAVILSSDGLATGVSSGLGREDAEHLAAVAAGFHSLAKGAGRHFQVGGVRQTMVELDEAFLFITAAGDGSCLAVLSDAESDVGQIAYEMALLVKRVGEHLAAEPRTDTTPPGR
- a CDS encoding winged helix-turn-helix domain-containing protein, producing the protein MSYAATATATPHLRAVRSLPNLAAATPAEHRRIAAQPRPAVAPAPAPESLLAGLQDGAAVVAALPQSVLPQGLLAQLGAANSPLVGYLVLVPAETPAAPAPAAATGAPAAPRPFTRPADSGISVDLDRRNAYVDGALLDLTYLEFELLAHLTEHPHRVHTRDQLVHTVWGYGHVGDGRTVDVHVARLRRKLGAAYRDTIVTVRRVGYKYAPAA